DNA from Brachyspira aalborgi:
TTAATAACCACTTGTTGTTGGTCTAATAATTCGTCTACAAAAATAGCGCATCTTCTATATCCAGCTTCGACAACTACTACTATGCCGTTATCTATATCTTCAATATGAGTGTCGATTTCAAAAACTTTGTGAAGTCTTATAAGAGGCAAATATTCGTCTCTGATTTTTATCATCTCGCCTCTTCCTTCAAAAGGTTTTATTTGCTCGTTTTTCACTTTCATTTGTTCTATAATAGATATTAAAGGCATTATATATATTTGTTCGCCCAAAGCGAAAGTAATTCCTTCTATAATAGCCAAAGTTAAAGGCAATTTTATTATAAATGTGCTTCCTTTTCCTTCTTCCGACTTTATCTCTATTTTTCCTTTCATTTTTTCAACATTCGCTCTAACGACATCCATGCCGACTCCTCTACCCGATATATCTGTAATTTTTTCGGCGGTTGAAAGTCCAGGGCTGAATATTGTTCTGTAGATTTCCGCATCCGAATATTTTCCGTCTTTAGATAATAAGCCTTTTTCTATTGCCTTATTATAAATTCTTTCTTTATTTAATCCGTTGCCATCGTCTGAAACTTCAATTACGACATGCCCTTCTTGATGAGCCGCCGACATAGTTATAGTTCCAAATTCTGGTTTTCCTCTTGCAATTCTCTCTTCTTTTGTCCTTTCTATTCCATGGTCCATAGAATTTCTTATAATATGTTTCAAAGGGTCGGATAACTGCTCTAACATATTTTTATCTATTTCGGTAGTCTCCCCTTTAAGAACGAGTTTTACTTCTTTATTTAATTCTAAATTCAAATCTCTAACATATCTATGGAATTGATTAAAAATCGGTCCTACAGGCATCATACGAATATTCATAACTTCTTCTTGTATCTGTCTTGAAGTTCTATCCATTGAACTTACCGCTTCTTTTAATCCGTTATCTATATCCAAGCTTTGAGTAAGTTGCATTATTCTTGATTGCGCTATAACAAGCTCTCCAATTAAATTCATTAAACTGTCTAACTTTCTTGTATCGACTCTAACGGTAGAAGGCGCTTGCACTTTTACAGAAGAAGACGCTTGACTTTTTGCAGCTGAAGTTTGAGGTTTTGCTTGCTCTGTTTTAATCTCTTCTTTAGTTTCTTTTTGGCTTTTAGTCTCTTCAATAGTTTTTTCTTCTTTTGTTTCTTCTGCAACTTGAGTTTCCTTTTGAGTTTCGATTTTATCTTCTTTCTGAACCGAAACTTTTGCATCCGAAATATTAATATCGTTATCGTCTATTACGAATAAAAATATATTTTGAACCTGCTCTAAAGTAGAATTTGTAGAAATATCTAATGAAAATTGAGTATAACATGTATAAGGGTCTTCCAAAGCGGAAATTGGAGGCACATTTGAGCTATCAATTTTCAAATTGCTTATAGTTCCTATATCTCTAAGGTCGTTTAAAAACATAAGAGGGTCGATACCGTTGTCAAATATTGTGGGTTTAAAACTCATACTTATATGAAATACATTAGAACCGCTTGAGCTTTCTTCTTTTTTTTCAGGCTCTTCTATAGCTTGCGCTTGAGTTGAAGTTTGGGTTTCTTTTTTTACAGTAGGAGCGGCGCTTGGAGTCGTTGGCGCTTGAACGGATGCGTCTATTTCGTTTCCGTCCGCTATCGCTTTAATTTTTGCCTTTAGAGATTCTATATTATTAACTCCGTCAGCTTCGCCTTTTCCGTCTATAATATTTTGAAGCATTATTTTAACGGTATCTAAAAATTCCAATAAAACGGTTATCATTGTGGGAGTTACATCCAATTTACCGCTTCTAACTTTCTCAAGTAAATTTTCCGCCACATGATTTAATTCGCTCATAGTAGTAAATCCAACCGTTCCAGCTGAAGATTTTAAAGTATGGGCACTTCTGAATATTTTATTTAATAAATCTTCATCGCTTTTATTGTCTTCCAATAAAACTAAATCGTTTTCAAGACCTTCGACTATTTCATTAGCTTCGCTTAAAAATATCGAAATAAACTCATCGCTATCAAACATATATTATATTCCTCTTTTATATTTCTTAAAATAGCTCAATTTAAGAATCGTTTAACTACATCTAAAAGCTGAGTAGGATTAAACGGTTTTACAAGCCAACCGCTCGCTCCCGCCGCCTTGCCTTCCATTTTCTTTTCATCTTGCGATTCTGTCGTAAGCATAAGAATAGGAGTATATTTGTATTGGTCGAATTTTCTAACATTTTTTATAAATTCTATTCCGTCCATTTTAGGCATATTAAGGTCGGTTATTATCATATCGATAGTAGGAGATTTGCCTAAAACCTCCAAACCCGTAGTGCCATCGTCTGCAGACAAAACTTCATAACTGCCTTTTTTTAAGGTATATTCAACGGATGCGCGAGCAGTATTTGAATCGTCCACTATTAGTATTGTTTTAGCCATATATTTAACCTCTTATTTTCATTTATATTAAAATTTTAATTATTTAAATATTCTATAAATAAATTATCTAATCCTTCAACTATAAGTTTTTTTTGATTTTTATCAAGTTCTTTTTTCACGGCATATAGTATTTGAAGTCCAGCCAAATCCACATGCGCTCCTTCGGGAAATTTTACGGTAATATCTTCGTTATAATTAGCGGCTTTAAATACATTCTTAAAATATTTTCCCATAGTTCTCACATTAAGATTATCGTCTATTTCCATAACGGACATTTTTAATACCTCCGAATAAATTATAATATATTATAAATCTATATTAAAATAAAGTAAAATCGCCGCTATCGGCTCCTTCCTCTATATTTATATCGACATTTGGCGCATTTTCTCCAGTTAAAACGCTATTTGCAATCATTCTCTCTTTCTTTATAGTATAAGAATTTATTATA
Protein-coding regions in this window:
- a CDS encoding chemotaxis protein CheA, whose translation is MFDSDEFISIFLSEANEIVEGLENDLVLLEDNKSDEDLLNKIFRSAHTLKSSAGTVGFTTMSELNHVAENLLEKVRSGKLDVTPTMITVLLEFLDTVKIMLQNIIDGKGEADGVNNIESLKAKIKAIADGNEIDASVQAPTTPSAAPTVKKETQTSTQAQAIEEPEKKEESSSGSNVFHISMSFKPTIFDNGIDPLMFLNDLRDIGTISNLKIDSSNVPPISALEDPYTCYTQFSLDISTNSTLEQVQNIFLFVIDDNDINISDAKVSVQKEDKIETQKETQVAEETKEEKTIEETKSQKETKEEIKTEQAKPQTSAAKSQASSSVKVQAPSTVRVDTRKLDSLMNLIGELVIAQSRIMQLTQSLDIDNGLKEAVSSMDRTSRQIQEEVMNIRMMPVGPIFNQFHRYVRDLNLELNKEVKLVLKGETTEIDKNMLEQLSDPLKHIIRNSMDHGIERTKEERIARGKPEFGTITMSAAHQEGHVVIEVSDDGNGLNKERIYNKAIEKGLLSKDGKYSDAEIYRTIFSPGLSTAEKITDISGRGVGMDVVRANVEKMKGKIEIKSEEGKGSTFIIKLPLTLAIIEGITFALGEQIYIMPLISIIEQMKVKNEQIKPFEGRGEMIKIRDEYLPLIRLHKVFEIDTHIEDIDNGIVVVVEAGYRRCAIFVDELLDQQQVVIKSLDSAFSKHSGISGGTILGDGRIALIIDIQGLVNISLQGKINNG
- a CDS encoding response regulator, with protein sequence MAKTILIVDDSNTARASVEYTLKKGSYEVLSADDGTTGLEVLGKSPTIDMIITDLNMPKMDGIEFIKNVRKFDQYKYTPILMLTTESQDEKKMEGKAAGASGWLVKPFNPTQLLDVVKRFLN